In Triplophysa rosa linkage group LG18, Trosa_1v2, whole genome shotgun sequence, a genomic segment contains:
- the tbx6 gene encoding T-box transcription factor TBX6, whose protein sequence is MLGVEMYPSLALGPQRLSDCFYRDREPSAHVPLYPNTCDMAARGLPPRLLQPPPPTADPSGNPQDTVKMELENASLWKQFSSVGTEMIVTKKGRRTFPQLRVKLSGLNPTLRYILLLDIIPVDSSRYRFQDNSWQVVGGAEARLPDRVFIHPDSPATGEHWQDRTISFHRAKLTNNTLDAQGYVILHSLHRYQPRIHVIEARDVLMWGRAQHSFTFPETQFITVTAYQNSKITDLKINSNPFAKGFRENGMNCKKQREARLKRKITSNQEDSLDIESCDPCDSTELLPQSVELTSSTLSIMNTALPITGSSFHTDVPSLPEETFSGQPLVLSQAFLTSEVSEIPTSMENQQQLTSENNVNNTLMDGSGQTMGLSGYMSRFPTPQLSSSAHSSGPMPQSSSIYSAVSSTHNSDIELPHSSTTASQPSMPTYSSMLSSDYNSQISSTTIPTSTTSPLGSSYPSISHSTPSHLLPSSSYRSLLTSDQSQDNLSPHTPTNPIFQSIPPPSCQGTGLTIDPAQNQVDDGGLRSTSATTTPVIQNSSQTSFPFPPMQSSADPDPTSPPCQSLPQTALSFPAVPQCNPNPNPTPSDPNMTPTAFPFPPSAQSTTNTIMTPSNSDMTVHPFASVQQNHSLQLNTAEPTQNPAACSFPLPQPLYTSGLSTLAAVPNPIHSTAGPFSFPPTNVINQGPIQAVSSTLQPTTAYPIQPFPASLSKHNPPGSNPFPSSHTSYPFSTHIQSGPHPLQSMALPSSSSIHSYTAISNTAQIQPCFTQSYPNPSFPHIPPQAANLSQISSQSFPPIQPSSTSQLLHPSLPNPSIPSAHPQCTASTNAYPAVAATEIGTFSQLNSAAPYLPDMVLHPSLLPLDTSLSSLAPPSLYNPFPAYSLRLCQDPRSSLQLPLRHIYRQPQHAHTHAHGQGSYFDLGGRALF, encoded by the exons ATCGTGAGCCCTCTGCCCATGTGCCGTTATACCCAAACACGTGCGACATGGCTGCTCGTGGCCTTCCCCCTCGGCTGCTGCAGCCCCCTCCTCCCACCGCCGATCCATCTGGGAATCCTCAGGATACTGTCAAAATGGAACTTGAAAATGCATCACTGTGGaaacagttcagttcagttggCACAGAGATGATTGTTACAAAGAAGGGCAG GAGAACGTTTCCACAGCTGCGCGTGAAGCTGTCAGGACTGAACCCAACACTGCGTTACATTCTTCTTTTAGATATTATACCTGTTGATTCCTCTCGCTACCGTTTCCAAGACAACAGTTGGCAGGTAGTAGGTGGGGCAGAGGCTCGGTTGCCAGACCGCGTCTTTATCCACCCAGACTCACCCGCAACTGGTGAGCACTGGCAGGATCGCACCATATCATTCCACCGGGCCAAACTCACCAATAACACATTAGACGCACAAGGATAT GTCATCCTCCACTCCCTGCATCGATACCAGCCACGCATTCATGTGATAGAGGCCCGAGACGTGTTGATGTGGGGAAGAGCTCAGCACTCTTTCACCTTTCCTGAAACACAGTTTATTACTGTCACTGCATACCAGAACAGCAAG ATCACTGACCTAAAGATCAACTCCAATCCTTTCGCAAAAGGATTTAGAGAGAACGGAATGAACTGCAAGAA ACAAAGAGAGGCACGGTTAAAGAGGAAAATCACATCCAATCAAGAGGACTCATTGGATATTG AATCTTGTGACCCTTGTGATTCCACTGAGCTCCTCCCACAATCTGTGGAACTCACAAGCTCCACCCTCTCCATTATGAACACTGCCCTCCCTATTACAGGCTCCAGCTTTCACACAGATGTACCATCTCTGCCAGAAGAAACATTCTCTGGCCAACCACTTGTCCTCAGTCAAGCATTTTTGACTTCTGAAGTGTCTGAGATTCCCACCTCAATGGAGAACCAACAACAACTAACCTCAGAaaacaatgtaaacaacacactGATGGATGG GTCTGGTCAAACGATGGGCCTTTCTGGATACATGTCAAGATTTCCAACCCCCCAGCTCAGCTCCTCAGCACACTCATCAGGACCTATGCCTCAGTCATCTTCCATCTATTCTGCAGTGTCCTCTACACATAATTCTGATATTGAGCTTCCTCACTCCTCCACAACTGCCTCTCAACCCTCTATGCCCACATATTCCTCTATGCTTTCATCAGATTATAATTCTCAAATTTCCTCCACAACTATCCCCACCTCTACAACCTCTCCTCTTGGCTCTTCTTACCCTTCTATCTCTCACTCCACACCTTCGCACCTTCTCCCCTCTTCATCCTATCGCTCTCTTCTTACATCAGATCAATCCCAGGACAACCTAAGTCCTCATACACCTACAAATCCAATTTTCCAATCTATTCCACCTCCCTCTTGTCAAGGTACTGGGTTAACTATTGACCCTGCTCAAAATCAGGTAGATGATGGTGGATTAAGATCCACCAGTGCAACAACAACCCCTGTTATCCAAAACTCATCCCAAACATCCTTTCCCTTTCCCCCGATGCAGTCTTCAGCCGATCCTGACCCAACATCTCCTCCATGCCAAAGCCTACCCCAGACTGCTCTCTCCTTCCCAGCTGTGCCACAGTGCAACCCTAACCCCAATCCCACTCCATCTGACCCAAACATGACTCCAACTGCTTTCCCATTTCCTCCTTCTGCACAGTCTACCACTAACACTATAATGACTCCTTCCAATTCAGACATGACTGTCCATCCCTTTGCCTCTGTTCAACAGAATCATAGTCTTCAATTGAATACTGCTGAACCTACCCAAAATCCAGCAGCTTGTTCTTTTCCACTTCCCCAACCATTATATACCTCAGGTCTGAGCACTCTCGCAGCAGTTCCAAATCCAATTCATTCAACAGCTGGACCTTTTTCTTTCCCACCCACCAATGTTATCAATCAAGGCCCAATACAAGCTGTTTCCAGCACACTTCAGCCCACCACAGCATACCCAATACAGCCATTTCCTGCATCTTTATCCAAGCACAACCCTCCTGGGTCAAACCCCTTTCCATCATCCCACACCTCTTACCCCTTCTCTACTCATATTCAATCTGGTCCACATCCTCTCCAGAGCATGGCTCTGCCCTCATCCAGCTCAATTCATAGTTACACAGCAATTTCTAACACTGCCCAAATTCAGCCTTGCTTTACACAGTCATACCCTAATCCCTCCTTCCCTCACATTCCACCCCAGGCCGCAAACCTTTCTCAGATCTCATCTCAGTCCTTTCCTCCCATTCAGCCATCAAGCACCTCTCAGTTATTGCACCCTTCTCTTCCAAATCCTTCTATCCCCTCAGCCCATCCACAATGCACTGCCTCTACAAATGCATACCCTGCTGTTGCTGCCACTGAGATAGGCACCTTCTCACAACTGAATTCTGCTGCCCCCTATCTACCAGACATGGTACTGCACCCTTCTTTGCTCCCTCTGGAtacctctctctcctctttggCTCCCCCCTCCCTTTATAACCCCTTTCCTGCCTACTCACTGCGTCTTTGCCAGGACCCACGATCCTCGCTGCAATTACCTCTCAGGCATATTTATAGGCAGCCACAACATGCCCATACTCATGCTCATGGTCAGGGGTCTTACTTTGATCTTGGAGGAAGAGCATTATTCTGA